The Solanum pennellii chromosome 7, SPENNV200 DNA segment GTTGTAAAATATAGATGTCAACTTTCATCTCTGTTGAAGGTAGGTATTACAAAAGCATATACATTCAGGTTATGGGAACAACTTAAAGAAATTAGAACCTTTCGTCTTTatagaaaaattttattttataagaggCACAACTAGTGTCAGTTGTGTTAGGGATTCTTTAATTGACAGTTGTCCACGTAGGTTTCATAATTTACCCATTTCagttatgtcttttctctttcttttacctttttttttctcgtATCATTCTCCAGTACTTTTTTGCTTAACTTTTATcgttatattttaaattttagtaaaaatttgaTACAAATCAAATCACAAATAGacctataaaaatattaaatttgacGAATGAAAATACTTAGtaagaaaatagtaaaattaacataattgatTGACAATCTGAACTCTTGGTTTGATTTTTCATACTGTAATATAATCCCTTCCTCCTTTCCCCTTCCCCTATCCCCTAATCCCCATTTTTTcggtttttttttcaaaaataattaaaaggcaTATctaaacagaaaaataaaaattaatccaTCTGTGGCTCCGTCCCTTTTTACTTGTCAGATTTTAACTCGAaacatatattaagaaaataataattggtATAGTGAGTTTAATTATATCTTTCAAATACATTAACTGTGTAACGACCTGAACTATCGTTatttaggaagaaaaaaaattcttgaaaataatGGGCCACTATCCCGCCATGGCAGGCCTATTGCCACTAGGGCGGCGGTGCCAGAGCAGGATCAGCGAGACAGACGTAAATTTCGAGAAATCCTATTTTCTCCATCCTCCTAAAATACCTAAATAAGTCGTAAAACACCCTTACAACCTTAGAAAAATTGCTCTATTCTTGGGAAGGAAGAAGGGGATTTCTAGTGTGAGTATGTCGATATCTTGTGGATTCTTGGCCGAATTCACCGTCACGAAGCCGGAAATACAGAAATCGAAGTCAATAACTCTGTACAACTGTTTGGCGCCTAGGTAGGCTAGGTTTTATGAATTGAGTAGTTTAAATTTATGCTTACTACGTAATATATGTAAATCAATAATGGTAGGATTATGCGTAGGCCTTCGTGCACCAATGATTCATGATTTAAAGCCTTAGAAGAAGCCTTAGACGATGAATTAGGGCTGAGTATGGTGGAATTAAGATTGCATGAGGTGTGCCACGAGGAACCAATGTAGATGATGGTTGTGACtttatgattgtgtgatatatgtttgttccTGCTTTATAAGGATATTCATCATACTCTGTGGGGAGAGATCCATAACCTTGTGTAGCCGCAATAGATGTTGGGAGCACCTTGAGATGTTGAGGAGTGACTTTCAGAAGCCAGCCCGAGTctggttttttttctttcaagctTGTATGATGTATCATACTGGGAGAGCACTTGATCGAGGTTACACAAGCTTAATGTATGTTTGATTTATTTCTTGGTTGACAAAGTACATGTTAACTTTGGGAGTTCCTGATGAGTAGTATGCGAGAGATAAGAATATTTCAGCTTCTCAGcgtttgaaaatataattaaataataaaagtgtgcTCGATGAGATGCTCACACAATTCAACACTGAGGATGTGAAGATAGGCAAGCAGACTAATGAGGAGAGACATGATTTCCCGATAGCATTAATAATTGAGATTGTTTGTGTGGATGATGGAACTACATGAGTAGTCGAATATAAGCTTTAGCAGTTTAATCCTCTTTTGAAACACAAAAAAGAAATCACCTGTGTAGGGCTGAGATTCTGTGGCTATAAATGGAAAACTAACACAAATTTTAACACAGTTAAGATTAAGTGACAAACTTTTTCATGTTACCTTCACCAATGGACTTTGCAGgtcttttatattaatttgtttCATTAGGAAAACGATAAGAAATTGATATAAGAACTTGGAATAGGCATAGTTTCAACTTCATAGAGAAAAAGTAAAACCAATTTAGTCTGTGAAAAATCAACACACAGAATAAACAGAGCAAATTAAACTAGAAACGCCCCTTCTGCAGGCATAAGCATTATCGTAAGCCTTTCTTCTGAGGTTTGAGGAGTTGACTCTTGTGCACGAAGAGAGTGTAAGTCACTGCCATTCGCAAGGCTATTGAACTCCACACATTTGGATGGCATTGTTGGGTAGCGTCGTTGGCAGAACGTCACCAGTCTTTTAACTGAATACAGAAGCTTCCTTGTTGTCTCATCATTCATGACATGGGCAACACTATTTGTATGAATCTTCTCACGCGCTGATCGTTCATGAATACCAACCATAGTAACACCAATAGGCCAAGGTGCATTACCAATGGCTATCTTATTAAGATATTGATCCATTGCAGCAATATATTCTCTATTCATACAACATTCAACCATCACAACTAATGCTTNNNNNNNNNNNNNNNNNNNNNNNNNNNNNNNNNNNNNNNNNNNNNNNNNNNNNNNNNNNNNNNNNNNNNNNNNNNNNNNNNNNNNNNNNNNNNNNNNNNNNNNNNNNNNNNNNNNNNNNNNNNNNNNNNNNNNNNNNNNNNNNNNNNNNNNNNNNNNNNNNNNNNNNNNNNNNNNNNNNNNNNNNNNNNNNNNNNNNNNNNNNNNNNNNNNNNNNNNNNNNNNNNNNNNNNNNNNNNNNNNNNNNNNNNNNNNNNNNNNNNNNNNNNNNNNNNNNNNNNNNNNNNNNNNNNNNNNNNNNNNNNNNNNNNNNNNNNNNNNNNNNNNNNNNNNNNNNNNNNNNataataataataatatactaaacGTGGAAGGAATATTAGGCAAAAATTAGATTACATTTTGTCCctatatcatataaaaatattaatcgtCTAATAATTGttaactaaatattaaatagtaaattttaattactatAAGGGAGGATTAAACATTAAGCAAtatcaaatttatcaaattcttccggttacaatttatttatgttgatggttaattaatattaaattgttaGAAACAATTATTATCAAGAAGACAAAAAGACTTCTAATGATATTGTTCAATGAATTAAAGGTGAAGACTAAAggttacaaaattaattagaaaactaataggtctcttttattttttcctttcatctCCCCTCACCTaaaattttcctatttaaagtcacctaaaaatgaaaattaacttATAAATCTCATCTGATCTTCTTACTAAAGTATGTTAATATGCCAGTTTTTGAAAGTTATTTTCATAATTGTTTTAAATGTTCTTTTATAATGTTTCtcttcttattcattttaacttaaatatgttctctatttatataaagaagtttatgtttaaataattaaatagatgtTACTTATTTGgacattataaaattattggtGTAGAACATGTACAATACTATATACGTACCATTTACAATAATATTGATTGtagtacaaaatttatattaaatagtttaaaataaacgtgcaacgcacgttctgAAGACgagtattattataagagagaaccaaaaaagttaaaagttgaattacgattttacccttattataaattaaaatattataaagttatttaactatttaatttaaatattaaattatattattttaatcaaaatgttaatgacttttcCACTTctttagaatatttttaattaaaatatctgatttaatttattttcttgaaattatttaaaatattattttttcgtttaatatttatttcaagattCGATGAATTTTGActatcaaagttgaattacttttttgccttttaattaataaaaatatttaataaataaaaataactaatctAATTAGTAgtattatttaaattgtttaacAAGCTAATTAAATAggagtaatattttaattatcacTCAAATTACAACAACCTATATTCAATGTTTTGGAATTGCTAGCTTTTTCATTTTCCTAAAATTGTCCTCTATTCAATATTTTGATTTCGTTTCAACTTCCTGAAATTATGAAACATTAATGTGAAGTTCATGAATCTGTCAAGCCCTTAGTATAGtttatattttactatataattatatatgcatttatcccattaatttaaatttgttattttttttaattttcatccGTTAGAAAACTTTTCATGTACTCTATTAAGTTTTAtcacataacatttttaaaaaatatataggaTGCACTTCCAATTGATTTGCACAATAATTTTGATAAGTGTAttactattcaaattatatcatacaATTGAAAACTTGAGATTCTTATAGCCGATTGCATATTTGAGGCAACAATGTCAAAGAACCATTTCGTGGTAGTTTACCTATCAGGTGATGttgattaattagttaaaattgttgtgtctttattttgttattttttaattcatcttACACTTTAATATATGTAAGTTCATGTATTactatagaaaaaaaatgttatatatgacATTATATACTTGaggtttaataaaaaatttgaagttattaGTTTAAAGTGGTgttgcaatgcatgaataataTTGATTTTAATAGTTTGTCATGTTAcattcgatatatatatatatactattttactaattatttatgttaaattcaaaaaagaaatgacTCAGAAGTTTAAATCAGACAAAAAAGTAATCTTCCTTTCAAATTCATATAactcatattattttcttaaaaaaaattacttaacaTGAAATATACGTGCGTTGCACGTATTCGAGAACTAGTCCTTCATAAGGACCGGTGTTTAACTTTTGgcctttttttcaaaaagaattatgcAAATAGTTTATAAACATTTGCAGAACTTGTGCGGCATAGAAAAATTGATTGGATTATGATGAGATTGACGGCGGAAGGAGAGAGATAAGCgagattattgattttaaaagtttgaattgaatttaatcatttaaaattgtttagaaCGTAATGTATCAAATTTAGAGTTGATTTagatcaattttaaaataaaatatatcaaaaaaaattgctCGGGAGATCCACAAGTTATTTGTGAATATTTGTGCTATGGACTATGCCTCATGTTCCTTTGTAGAATCTGTGTATAAAACACAAACTAAAAGGCCCAATTTGATATCTGAACCAATTTGGTCTTCAAACAACAACATATGCCATGGACTTTCATTAGTAGAATATAAAGAGGACTTTCATTAGTAGAATATAAAGAGGGTCAATTGTACGcaaattttatattatcttGTGAAGATAGAATCGTTGAGAGATTGTTTATTTAGTCCATTTTCAAGTGCAAAACAATCATAACAAGTAATAAGGAATGCATTGTAAAACATATCAGAAAGGAACAACAAAATAATGTGATGATCGAAACACAATAaacaatacttttttttttgctgtGATTTTCGAGTATCGCTTTGCGAATCCGACTAGCTGTACCCCTCGAGTCCCGCTATTTCAAGGCAACCGGGTCCCGCTATTTCAAGGCGGGTGCATCACGGTTAGTTTCACGAGGCCCTGAAGACGCGGCCGGTTTGTAATGCCTCCAGTGGCCCTGCTAGGGCTCGAACTGGCGACCTGAAGGACTCTATCCTCAGGCCTTTACCAGTTGAGCTACCCTTCAGAGTTCAATAAACAacacatgaaatatatataaagcaaGAACTAGATGAATAGACTAGTACTAAGCATACTCGAACGAGGCCTAAACCTTCGAACAACAAGACAACACTTCACTACCTGCTAACCTTTTATCCTAATATGTGAACTCCGTCCACACCTTTCCTATGTCTTCGGTGATTTGGTCTCCAAAGTTAATGTTATTTGTTAACACCTTGTCATCATAATTACTGAGTtcgcaattaaatatttataatttttgatagattttttttaagacatataatatctaaacaaaaattattaaatttatccGAACCGGCAACTAGAACTCTCCTTCCACCTTAAGCATATATACCAACgaaaaatatgaaacataaCCACATCAGAAAGTGTTAATATCTAAATAAATGTTGCAACTTTTTCAGAGTCTAGTCTTGTGAGAAAACTAACTTTTTAGTTGTTGTATGTAAAGATTATAATTCTTGCTTCTACCTCAAGGAATACTGATGCTAGCTTGTGcaaactatataaaatattcTTGTAGATCTTACATTTATTCTTCCTTTTGATCCTTTACTTTAATTTCTTTAGCATCATGATCATATAAGTGTTCTATTAATAGTTTTTATGAAactgagaagaagaaaaaataattaaataatagtatcATTTGAAATGAAGTTTATTGTCAGTTTCAACCTATAGAAAACATGAAATTAGCTAAGGAATTTATTGGTAATCCCTTGCTGCTAGATAATTCCAATCTAATTGAATTTGCATATAATCCGTAGCTAAATGGAATTTAGCATGGATTTGTGTTATTtactttcaaaaaaataaaaaacttgtTTCTATTCCTTGTTTTCTTAAAGTATTCGAATACGTAAAtgctcattttaaaaatatttgtggtgtgatgaatatatcatcttttcattatttcatcGTGATTCAAATCTTGATATGGAAAGATTCCTCCTATGGTGCACTTCTCTCTTTAGTAAGCCTAATGTGTTCGAATCCAAAATAGTTGGGGCCTTAATGTGAGTACCAAACTCTTTAATAGGACTAATGTGTTGAATCCAAAATAATTAAGACATCGCTATGAATATCGAATACCGagatgtgtatatatacacatgttattatttttgaagagttgaaTTGACCTAGCTTTGGTAGGAACAATTAGATAAATTACCAATTCAATGTAATTccctatatatgtattatataccTTAATTTCAAAGTCAAAAAAAGGCATTGGAAACTCACCAATttaccttctttttttctttgctCATGTGATTGATAGATGCCTAAGCCACATCATTATTCTTTAACTCCTTAGCTGGTTTATACCCAACTTTTCTTCTATGCAATTTAGGGAATCCAAAGACGAGCAAAAAAGTAGGCAAAAAAGCAAAAACAAAGCTACCGTTGTAAGGACAAAATAAGCTTTTCCCAAAAGCTACACAAACACTCTCTCCATTCCTTTTTAGCTGTCAtgttgcatatttttttttcaaaaataaatttaattaatttttaaatttaaattaaattacattctttcgatattataaaaataatttcttttagatatttaaaaactatacgaaaagtaCTGTGCAATACAACTTTTTTCACatcaatatgattaaaaaatacatcttaaattGTTAGTCAAAATTCATATCGTTTAACtgtcaaaaaagaaaacaataacaattaaaaaaaggagGGAGCGCGTATTATTTATACTATcaataaaaagttgaaaaccCATTACATTAAAGTTCACTATTTATACCAAGGTATATCTTATGTAAAATCAGCATTTTCTTGTATCAAAGTGCAACACAAAAACTTACATACATTTTTTGTGTTGAAGATACTTAACAAATTGATGAGAAAATGGCTAAATTGTTTGGTATTTTTGTCTGCTTGTTGATTGTGGCCTTAGACTCCATTGCTGGCATTCTTGGAATCAAAGCAGAAGCAGCTCAAAACCAGGTACCTACTTTATCTCTTTCAAACTTCATATAACAAATGGCTACGATAGGATTTTCACTAAAGAAATTTAACATCTACTATTTAAATATAACGAACGACTCAAATCTGTAGACTGAAATTTgtctttaataatatttgactaagtttaaCTCCTATTAACCAATATATAGTAAAGATATGACGTCAGAGTCTACATCAATTCCAAAAGCTCGCTCATGAGGAGAGGTTTGTCCAAGTCCATATAAAGAGATCAATTTCTCATGCCTCTATTGATCTGATACTTCTTAACACTCTCCTGCATGCCCAGACCTCAACTGTAGCGTGAACACTTATATAATAATGGCGTCCAACATCGGTCAAATAACAAATTGGGATGGGTCTGATTTTGATAGCATGTAAAGATATGATATCTGAGTCTATTTCACGAGGGAGGTTTGTCCAAATCGATATAAGAAAGAACATTTTCCATTCCCTTCTTAACAATATAGATCACCTAAAAAGTATGTATAGGTAAATCATTCATAAAAAGTGGTACTAGtaacttctaaaaattattactagctataacaaataaaaatatctaagaatgtagaaaaattgttattgattttttgttttgtgtttggGGATTTTGGAACAGGAAAAACATCTTCGATTGTGGTTATTCGAATGTAAAGAGCCAAGCCATGATGCTTTTGTACTAGGTGTGGCTGCAGCATGTCTTCTTGCAATTGCTCATGTTCTTGCCAATCTTCTTGGTGGCTGCAGTGTTTGTGCTACTGATGACATTAAGGAAGCATCCCCAAGTAGAAAACTATCAATGGCTTGTCTTGTTTTTACATGGTACCTCTTCAACTCATTCGTTTATCAAAgtatgtcacgtggaaagttaaaataaaagtattaccaaggggtcattcttttactaaaaaagaaaggagataattctttttgaaacagagagtatttttttttttgttatttactttGGTTTTTCTTACTATGAAATGTTTGAGGGTGTTAACAAATGCTCCAAGGAAATGGACCTTAGATCTAATTTTTCACGAGGTGAAAGAATATTATTCgagattatataaaaaaaaacattcaatgACTCATTTCTTCGACTAGACATGATCAAACATCATGCATGTGTTCAAGGTTGGACATCTGAAACATAAACAACGTAATATTTAGGCCCAACATGAAATAAACCAAAGATATAATGTCTTTGACTCTTATATGTTTAAAGAAATGAACCGTAACTATTTAATCACAAAAGCTAACTCattaaaaatcgataaaaacaaataagaagATCATAtaatttgaagaattttttgttGGGTTTAATTTgtggttatttttttttcctacaGGATCATAATGGCAATAGGAATGGGACTACTGGTTATAGGGACAATGGCAAACAACAAATCAAGAGCTTCTTGTGGGTTTTCACATCACCATTTTTTCTCAATTGGGGGAATTTTGTGTTTCATCCATGCCATCTTTGCTGTTGCCTATTATTCTACTGCCTCAATGCTACTTGCCCTATAAtccaaattatttattttttgtttattgggGATGTAATGTAATGAAGATGTTTTGGTACTATGATTGCGTTGTAGACAATATTATCGATAATCGCAACTAATTACAAGATATGTATCTTAAATCTAAGATCACACTTGATTGTATCAACAGAAAATATATTCATTTGCCCTGCAACAGATTGATCATTTGCAAAGAATCGAACAACTGCTCCAAAAGCACGATAGCATACTTGGGGTGTGGGAAGAAATGCATTTTCTAGTGTTcgataaataaacaaaaaatatcatatgAGAAGGAATGAAATGACACATATGGAACTTGATTCCCTAGTTCGATTAGGAAAATCCTTTTCCTCATTTTCAAGGAACTAATTTTCCgggtgaaaaattgaaaaacattttcctccgtACAAATCACACCTAGACTTGTAAAGAACATACAGGATTATGCTCTGCATATATGAAAAAAGAGCGACAACATCAACCGGCACAATTGATGTTCCGCAACTGCAAGCAAATGGGAAATATGTATCCAGGAAACATTTTTCAGAGCTAAAATTGTTCCATAATATGGTGCATAACGGAACAATTTAGATATCTATTCTGAGTCTACCTCGAAAGgtaggagagagagagagagagcaatATACAATTGAACAGAGTGCAGGTAGTACATATAGAAGATAAAGTTAGATGGCTTCCTCCAGTGTTAAGACCTTTAAAATGCACTGGTTTATAGGTTTGACGACATACTAATTAAGATTTTTAAGAGGTGAATTGAGTCGCATcgagaaattttttttcaagcccTAAAGTCTATTGAAATCAATGTAGACTTGGTTAAAAACAGAACAAAATGGAACCAAAAGATCTGTATGAGTGATGACTAACAGTTGAGATTAGACTAGNGGATGtcattgatttttaaatatatttattatatattgatgcaatttttaaaaatacttatgCTCACTGAAAAGGGATACACGCACAACGGGCGTGTCCGTATACTAGTATATCAAAAAGCAACACTTTTTTTTTCCGGaatagatgaaaaataaaatgacatgcaAAGGAAAATTCCTTGGTTTCGTTTCTACAAAAAAAAGTCTCATTTCCACAACAACAAAGCCGGTCTCGAATTTCCAGTTGGTTATATTGCCCAGTTCCTCAAAGTCGAAAAGTAAGTCAAACGTGTCGGTGCCGAAGCTCTGATCTTCCTTGCTGTTGTGCTTGAGTACCTTGCAACTGAGGTAAATTTtgttactatttatttttttgatatttcaaatATCTGAATTTTACATATTTGTGGTTGTGCGTAGGTGCTTGAATTGGCTGGAAATGCGGCGAGGGATAACAAGAAGACACGGATCATGTCAAGGCATATTCAGTTGGCTGAGTTCCTCACCATTCTTTACAGCCAACTGAATGTGTCTTGGAATGATCCTCGTCTTCTTGTTAGCCTCTTCCGCATTTCTAGCCAATTCAAACATCTATAAACAATCACAaagatataaaattcaaaaacatgagatatcagaaaaataaaaatagtagcGAAATTCACCCGGTGCTCAAGGATTCAATCACAACATCCAGGAAGACCAGAGCTCCGATACGACACATTCGGCATACTTTCTGGCTCGAGGAATCAGGCGATACGACCGATTGGGATTGTAGATCGGCTTT contains these protein-coding regions:
- the LOC107025237 gene encoding pre-mRNA-splicing factor 18-like; translated protein: MDQYLNKIAIGNAPWPIGVTMVGIHERSAREKIHTNSVAHVMNDETTRKLLYSVKRLVTFCQRRYPTMPSKCVEFNSLANGSDLHSLRAQESTPQTSEERLTIMLMPAEGAFLV
- the LOC107024562 gene encoding uncharacterized protein LOC107024562, with translation MAKLFGIFVCLLIVALDSIAGILGIKAEAAQNQEKHLRLWLFECKEPSHDAFVLGVAAACLLAIAHVLANLLGGCSVCATDDIKEASPSRKLSMACLVFTWIIMAIGMGLLVIGTMANNKSRASCGFSHHHFFSIGGILCFIHAIFAVAYYSTASMLLAL